In Choloepus didactylus isolate mChoDid1 chromosome X, mChoDid1.pri, whole genome shotgun sequence, a genomic segment contains:
- the LOC119523071 gene encoding mitogen-activated protein kinase 6-like: MAEKFESLVNIHGFDLGTRYMELACGGNGLVSSAVGNDCNKRVAIKKIALTDLQSVKHALCEIKIIRILGHDKIVQVFEILGPSGSQLTDNVVSLTELKSVYIVQGYMATDLTKVLEQGPLLEEHARLFIYQLLCGLKYFHSANVLCRDLKPANLFMNTEDLVLKIGDFGLAWIMDPHYSHKGHLSEGLVTKWYRSPYLYFLLIITPKPLTCGLQAAYLLK; this comes from the coding sequence atggctgagaAATTTGAAAGTCTGGTGAACATTCATGGTTTTGATCTGGGCACTAGGTATATGGAATTGGCTTGTGGAGGCAATGGCTTGGTTTCCTCTGCTGTAGGCAATGACTGTAACAAAAGAGTAGCCATCAAGAAAATTGCTCTTACTGATCTCCAGAGTGTCAAACATGCTTTATGTGAAATCAAAATTATTAGAATACTTGGCCATGATAAAATTGTGCAAGTGTTTGAAATTCTTGGTCCCAGTGGAAGCCAGTTAACAGATAATGTGGTATCTCTTACTGAACTGAAGAGTGTCTACATTGTTCAGGGGTACATGGCAACAGACTTGACTAAGGTGCTGGAACAGGGACCTTTACTGGAGGAGCATGCCAGACTTTTCATTTATCAGCTGCTATGTGGGCTCAAGTATTTTCACTCTGCAAATGTACTGTGCAGAGATCTCAAACCAGCTAATCTTTTCATGAATACTGAGGACTTGGTCCTGAAGATAGGTGACTTTGGTCTTGCATGGATCATGGATCCTCATTATTCCCATAAGGGTCATCTTTCTGAAGGATTAGTTACTAAATGGTACAGATCTCCATATCTTTACTTTCTCCTAATAATTACACCAAAGCCATTGACATGTGGGCTGCAGGCTGCATATTTGCTGAAATGA